One window of the Podospora pseudocomata strain CBS 415.72m chromosome 7, whole genome shotgun sequence genome contains the following:
- a CDS encoding hypothetical protein (COG:S; EggNog:ENOG503NU9H), which translates to MLRELPPQQATSLPRPGQEQLPGKQHMERTADYSGLPSPYPSTVGDAQSEASSVDPATVASTTYSQQPEVRSATAYPAAGTPTSSEYSVYPPHSARSANGTFPDTHLQRSYHPASNHQGSSGGMAQTPTSPLPLQDGRSHHNPQQARSDSGVPIDPSIAAASPTTYSHPQYSPYAAPHQDMSHQYAHSGVYQTSRPDWATYQSPGGVMAGGHHAVFAPSASAAAQPRPNQVYSFVPIPGAQQHKRPRRRYEEIERMYKCGWNGCEKAYGTLNHLNAHVTMQGHGNKRTPEEFKEIRKEWKARKKEEEAQRKAEEERQRQAAASAAAAQGTADSSVADGAQPATTYSGSRAVQLPPIGYGPAQYPAPPSAGMQQPLSEYQSAAHVYPSYSPPTYGQTSQPMYNQHNGGQNNH; encoded by the exons ATGCTTAGGGAGCTTCCACCACAGCAGGCTACATCACTCCCCCGCCCTGGCCAGGAACAGCTGCCAGGCAAACAGCATATGGAACGCACTGCCGACTATTCAGGTTTGCCATCGCCTTATCCTAGTACCGTCGGCGACGCCCAATCTGAGGCCTCTTCTGTAGATCCTGCTACGGTTGCATCGACAACATATTCTCAGCAGCCAGAAGTGAGGTCAGCAACCGCGTACCCGGCAGCAGGCACGCCAACTTCTTCAGAGTACAGCGTGTATCCTCCTCACTCGGCCCGGTCTGCCAACGGCACTTTTCCGGACACCCATCTCCAGCGTTCCTACCACCCGGCCAGCAACCACCAAGGCAGCAGTGGAGGTATGGCGCAAACACCAACCAGTCCGTTGCCTTTACAAGATGGGCGTAGCCATCACAACCCGCAGCAAGCCAGATCTGACAGCGGAGTACCTATAGATCCATCAATCGCCGCAGCAAGCCCGACGACGTATTCTCATCCGCAATATTCGCCCTACGCCGCTCCCCATCAAGACATGTCCCACCAATACGCCCACTCGGGTGTTTACCAGACAAGTCGACCAGATTGGGCCACCTATCAGTCCCCTGGCGGGGTTATGGCCGGAGGCCACCACGCTGTCTTCGCCCCATCAGCATCGGCAGCTGCTCAACCACGACCTAATCAG GTGTACTCATTCGTGCCAATTCCGGGCGCGCAACAACATAAACGCCCTCGGAGAAGATATGAAGAAATCGAGCGCATGTATAAGTGCGGGTGGAATGGGTGCGAAAAGGCCTATGGGACACTCAACCATCTCAATGCGCATGTCACCATGCAGGGTCATGGAAACAAGAGGACTCCTGAAG AATTCAAGGAAATACGTAAAGAGTGGAAGGCgcgcaagaaggaggaggaagctcAAAGGAAGGCGGAAGAAGAGCGTCAACGCCAGGctgccgcctccgccgctgCTGCGCAAGGCACGGCGGATTCCTCCGTCGCCGACGGTGCCCAACCAGCCACCACATATTCGGGTTCGAGGGCCGTTCAGCTCCCGCCGATTGGCTACGGTCCTGCTCAGTaccctgcccctccttcgGCGGGCATGCAGCAGCCCCTTTCCGAGTACCAGAGCGCTGCTCACGTCTACCCCAGCTACTCGCCCCCTACGTACGGTCAAACATCTCAGCCAATGTATAACCAGC ACAACGGCGGCCAAAACAACCACtag